The following DNA comes from Lates calcarifer isolate ASB-BC8 linkage group LG2, TLL_Latcal_v3, whole genome shotgun sequence.
AGAACATGAGGACCCGCCTCTGCCCCGAGTCCAGGAAGAGCGCCAGGAAGCTCTACGATCGAGCTCTCAAATTAAGAAAGAACAACCACCACCTCTTCACCAGTGAGTCCAGTGTGAACCCCacagggagggagaaggggTTTGGTTTCAACAGGGACACACTTCACAGGCAGTTGACAATTGAGTGTCGCAGCGTCGGAGGCTGTGGCCACACTGCACTTGTTGTGCCTGGCCCTGTTCTGTCAGACCCCTCATAAAAGCTTGTTCAGCACTGACCGTCACACAAGAGCAGCCCCAGGCCCCTTTTCTCAGCACGCACTCCTCTGTCAAGTGATGTGGCGCGACCGTGCTTTAGGAGCATGTGTCGCTGTTGGTGCTTCAGATATTTGAGAGGGGTCCTGGAGAGTTTTTCTCTCAGCTCACgtcaaacacacagtgagctAAATCTGTACCGCTACACTTCTATCTAATGTGTTGCTTTTATTCTCAAAATTGGGCcacataataatattttaagatTATTATTTACTTGGAAGCAGAAATCAAAATACTTGTTTGATAAAGACAGCGTATTAAATGATAATATACGAGATAAGGATGCTCCCTGCAACATCTCCTCCTTTTCATTGAGGGAGAGCAGCTCTCTAATTTCACACTTAAAGCACTTTGGAGGGATGCCATGATTAGTTtacacacaacatgaaaaacatgataCTTAAAAACACTGCAATCATGTGCCTTTACtgtcagtgtggctgctttttttttttaagctttttagcTCAGGCCCAAATGGGAAAATTGTCAGATTTGCTACTTAGAAATTTTTCAGGTGCCAATCATGTCAAAGTGGCAGAGCATGTCTGGATTAGAGTGCATGTCTAAAATGAACTTTTAATTATGATGCTATGGTTGTACATAATTGCAAATTGAATAATTGTTAGTGCTTGTTTGATTGGAGAGACGTGTTTTTATTCTCCTTCTTTGTGCATTCAGCAACCATTAACTTGAACAGCATGAATGATGGTTGGTTTGGAGCACTGAAAGAGAtaatccagcagcagcagaaccagcTGGTGTGGGTTTCAGAGGGCaaggtaagacacacacacacatgcacacatgtataACCATAAGCACAAACATACATAGACAGATTCCAAAGAGAAAATACAGACTAGAAATCACTTCTTCTCGCtcatttattctctctttctcaggcTGATGGGGCAGCTGAGGACGACCTGGACATCCATGACGACCGTCTGTCCTACCTGTCGGCACCAGGCAGTGAGTATTCCATGTACAGCACTGACAGCCGCCACACCTCCGACTAcgaggacacagacacagagggtGGAGCCTACACCGACCAGGAGCTGGACGAAACACTGAACGACGATGTGGGTCCACCCACGGAGCCCGCCATCACCCGCTCCTCTGAGCCTGTCCGAGAGGACCCGCCTGTCATCCAGGAGCCCCCTGGCTACGCTGGTTACCAGCACACGGTGCAGCCGGACCCCCTGAACCGCATCGACCCGGCTGGGTTCAAGGCACCAGTGCCGCAGCAGGTAGCGTTTCTGAGAGCTGTACGTCTCCCCTGTTGTCTGGAGGACGTGGTGTGCGTTAGAAGGGTTTTCTGGAGGCGCTATTGAAggctcttttttatttttacagttattCCGTCTATCTACCAAACAGTATCAGTGGGAAAGTGAAAACTTTTGTGGTCAGGTATTTATCGCAATATataaatactatatatataaaatatatatctatatttattatattatttattttatctatcTGCCTCTTCATGTTTGTTGATTGATGTTTGTGAGcgtgtgttttttatttttaaaaaggaggaaaacttTTACTGTTACTCTTGTACTCTGTATTACAACCAGCTGTTATTATTGGTGTGGCTGTTGCCGATGTCACTGGGAAAAGAAACTTATATTTGTCCAAGTGTCTGTACCAGTACTCACCTATGTGCACTTCCTACCTTTGTTTTACCTGTGATTGGGACTGTGACGATATGACACCAGAAAGTATTATGTGCATGTTGGAAATGCCCGTGTTAATCCAGTGTACgtgtgaaatgtatttatcaATACCCGATTGGCCGTTGTGATAACCAAAACTAACCGTGTGTCGTCTCATGATGTGTTAACGAAcataaaaaggggaaaaaaaaaagaaattcctgTAATGTAACCGTAGAATTAAAATCACAGTAGTATTCTCTAACAATGAAAATTTGTCCTGCTGCTAATTCCTAACCCTCGCATGCCGTTGGTTGATCTACAGCTACTGTTAAATGTGGAGACGGGTTATTGGCTGTTTGTATCAGTGTAAGCTGTAGGCGCGAGTGAGGAGCAGACCGATGTAGAGGGTCTATGGAGGTAGTAGCACTTGTTAGAACTGCACCGTGGTGTGTCAGCGCGTGTTATTAAACATTTCTGAACCACTTCACAGAAAGCAGAGGCCGCTGCCGTCCCTAGCGTCCCCCAGCAGCTTGAGCCCCTGGCTGAGACAATGCCCCCTGCTGTCGACGTTACTGTAAAAACTGTAGGGGGTCTGAGCCCTGACGAGGCTCCTGCAGCTCCCCACAGCCAGCCAAGCCCCAACCCAGAGGCTGGCTCGCTTAGGAGGCCCACCCCTGAGCTAGCCCCTCAGAGCATCACACCAGAACCTCTACAGTCTGGACTGGCCAGTTCCGAACCAAAGGTATCCATCTGACCGTCTCTGGATGCTCCGTGGCCCAGCCCGGCTCGGCTCGGCTCGGCTCAGCTCAGCTCGGTCTGACCTGGCTGAcctcctgtgctgctgctgctgctgctgctgcttcctgtctacctacctacctacctccTGCTGCCacgcttctctctctctccttccgCCCTGCATGTGTGCTGACCACAGTGCTGCccagaagagacagagatgtgtgtgtgagagtgtgtatgggCGTTACTGTGCGTGCGACagtgcgtatgtgtgtgcacgtgccaGAGTGCGAGCAAACGCTGGTAAACAACAGTGGGCTTGGAGGTGATGGCTGCGCTGATATGCCTACGTGTTGACGAGCAGTGGAAATCCTGCAGCTCTCACTGTTGCTTATCCTCTTTGCATGGCTGCAACATGTTTGCCTCATTCTCTGTTAACCACTAGAAGTAGAtctgtttgtgctgtatttATCAGATTGAATGGATCGTTTCCTTGTAAAAGTAGCCAATAAttttccagctgttttattcatgttttgaaCTCCAGCTGTAGCCAAGTAACAAACACCATCCAAAGAGAAATCTCCTTCAGATTTAGATGGAAAATTAATGGTTACTTCTTAAATATGAGGattttgaatatgttttttgtaCAATGGGTATGTGCTCGTAATGTTGAATATTATTGTGGATGTTTAAGTTGCCTTTATAATCGCATCAAGACAGTGGGTGACATTTTCCTTAGTGAATGCAGCAGTGAACACGTCATGTGtcatgtgacaaaaacacaaattattagTCAAATTATGAATCGACTTTCAATAAATagtttaaatcacatttatatCATctgtttgtcacattttctcagttaaGAAAAATGGAACccattgttttgttgtgttttaacaaCTTTGTTattctttgtttatttaatttcagtgtttaatttgGAGTTGCAGTGGTACATTGTGATGTTTTTAAGCTGCAATGAGTGTTTGGCTGtgctgcagttttctgtttAACTTAATATATTATCTGACCAGTAACCCCTCCCTCTCAGTTTCTCTATTTCAGGTCTTTCCCTTCTCGTTTTCTTCTTCCGCAATTAATTTCACAGACTTGTTTTAATATTTCCCCCTCTCTCATCCTTTAACTGACTTTTTGTATGTCCAGTTTTTCatatcacatattttatatcTGTGCTCTGTGTTAGTGGATCCTGTGCAGTTGTTGACcttattctttgttttttatttgtcctaCAGATGTTTCAAAAGGATCCAtacaacacagacaacacaggGAGAATTGGTCACAGCATGAAGCCTGTGACTTACAACCCTCAGCAGGGATATCACCCTGACCAGCAGCCATACAGAGATTACGACCACCCGCCCAGTCGGTATGATGTCAGCAGCAGTGGAGTCAGCAGCGGAGGTGGTTATCCCGAACCAAAGTACCGAAACTATGACTCTAACCCGCCCTACGAGAACAGCGTGCCTCACTACGACCAGCAACAGTGGAACCCCTACAACCAGCCGCTCTCTACTGCCAACTCCCAGGGCTACGATCACCGCTTGCCGTACAGTGACGGCCCTGACTCCCAGTACACCCCTCCGCTCCGCTACGACGAGCCCCCACCTCCGCAGGGATTTGACGGACGGCCTCGCTACGGTAAACCGACAGGCCCGGCGCCTGTTCGTTACGATGATCCACTTCCCGCCCCGGCGCCTGACCTGCACTATGACCAGGATTCTCACCTGAGTACGTACCCCACTGCTGCCCGCTCCCCTGACCCCGCCGCCCAGCGGCCCGCCTACAACCAGGGACCAACAGTGCAACAAAAAGGCTACAAACCTCAGCAGTACGACCCCATTCCTGTGAACTCTGAAACCAGCCCCACACCTCCTCCCAAAGCAGAGGCACCCTCAGCTTCCCCTGTGGACACTCCAAAACCTGCAGCGGCCAGAGACGAGCAACAGGAGGAGGACCCCGCCATGCGCCCCCAGTCGGTCCTGACGAGGGTCAAGATGTTTGAGAACAAACGCTCTGTGTCCATGGACCGAGCCAGAGATACAGGAGATTCATCTGGAAGCAGGGTAAAGTCTTTAGCTTGTAGATATTTATAATTTATGCCCATGGAGTAACGATAGTTAACAGTGTACTTAACTTAAACATTTCTTTGACAGATTAGAGATTAACATTTGTACTTTCTTATCTTACTCATTGCCTTTACTCCTATAGGCAGCTGATTTACCCTTGAAAGCAGGTGGAGTAATCCCTAAAGCAAATTCTCTGAGCAACCTGGATCAAGAGAAGACCTTCAGGTAAGCCCAGGCTTACTCTGCTGTTACCGTGTTTTCACTCAGTCAGAGTAATGTGGGACTAAAACTCCACATCATTTACTGTGAAGCTCTTGGCCATTTGTCAGTGTaaactcttcctctcctgctccttctgCTTTACATTTTACTACTTTTTCCTCACTCCCACCCAGAGCCCCTGAGCCGCAGAAGCCTCAGTCCAAGGCGGCTGATGATATCGTGCGCTCCAACCATTACAACCCTGACGAGGACGAGGACTACTACAGGAAGCAGCTGTCTTACTTTGACCGGCTCCAAGCTGGCCCCAACAAACCCCAGCCACAAGCACAAACAGCCCACAACTACGCCAGGTGAAGCTCACTCCCATCCACGCATtcatcttgtgtttttatgaaacGTCCTGGGCGTTTTTCCTTTGACCTCTTGTCTTACATCTCACGATACAGGACAGAGTCAGTGGAGAAACCAAGTCCAGTGGAGAAAAAATATGAACCTGTCCCCCAGGTGACGCCATCTCTGCCGCCGGCCACACTGCCCAAACCCTCACCTGAAGGTAAAATGTgttcaattttatttcattttctcaagGGAAAGAAACAGTAGGATTCATCTTCCTGCtgtatttgccaaaatgtaCACAGTTTCATCCAAATAACAACTCGGAGACACACACTGTAGAGCTCCTCGGCTTACTCCCACGTCTCCTCCACAGCTAAGCCTCCTGCCCGAGAGGACACTGTCCAAACCAACTTCCTGCCTCACAAGAGTTTCCCCGAGAAGTCTCCAGTTAACGGCACTAGCGAACAGCCTCCGAAAACAGTCACGAGCACCGGGGCTCCACCAGCATCCAGCTACAACCGCTACGTGCCCAAGCCCTACACCACCTCTGCCAGGCCTTTTGCACGCATGTTCGACAGTCCAAAATTCAACCACAACCTTCTGCCCAACGACAAGCCTGACACTGCTCCGAAGGTAAGCAGTGTTGATTTAGTGCAGCAGAGATGTAATgtctaatgtcttttttttttctaaacaaaacatgacagaaatataaaaaaatatacacaaataaaatcgataaacataaataaaatggagTAAAATACCCAACAACAGGTCATTATGTTGTAAGTGATAAAGTTCTGTTGTTGGGAGAGGAATGTTGTCAGTATTCAGGTCTTTTCACGAACAGCGTGACGcgaatataaaacacaaaaatgtgagaTACTTGCTCGTGAATATTCAGAAACTGCATCTCCACCGCGGCCGGTGGTGAGCGTattttttaggatgtttgtgggacagtCTGAGGTCCTGTTGTGGGTGCAGCCAGGAGACCAAGGAGGCCTGTGTGATTGTAATCGTTTTTTTCCTGCGTAGTATTCgctgtctgtgtgaaaatactCATAACAAAAACGCCCTCAGTGTTTAAAGGCCTTTATTGTACGAGGGTTAATCCTGAGATTAACTGTTGAGCTGCATGTTGACTCTTGAGAAAGTGATTTGATGTAGAGAAATGTCTGTAACCAGCAAACAAAACAGTCTCGTCACactttgtatttttacttaGTGAGAGCAGATTGATCTGAAACAGCTGTTTCAATTCTGCACATAACTCCTGACtccctttgtgtttgtgagcagGGCCGGAGCTCCAGCCCAGTGAAGCCTCAGGTACCTCCACAGCCCCAGAACGCAGACCACGACAGCGGCCTGGACACTTTCACACGCACTATGGACCACCGCTCCAAATACCAGCACAACAACGTCAACGCTGTGCCCAAGGCCATCCCCGTGAGGTAACACACTCCGTCTGCCTGCAGGTTAAACCGAAGGTATTCAGTCTGATATGAGCGTGACAGTAAAGGTATCTGTCTCCCAGCCCCAGTGCCctggatgatgatgaagacgaAGACGAGGGCCACACTGTGGTTGCAACAGCTCGAGGCATCTTCAACAGTAACGGCGGCGTCCTGAGCTCCATCGAGACGGGCGTCAGCATAATAATCCCACAGGGTGCCATCCCCGAAGGAGTGGAGCAGGAGATCTACTTCAAGGTCTGCCGAGACAACAGCATCCTGCCGCCGCTCGACAAGGAGAAAGGTAACTCCTGCGTGTGTTTCCTTACTCACATCTAAATGATTGGTTGCTTTATGATCACATCATTTAGATGAGCTGTCACAGTAATGAACCtccagagaattatcacctgaatctgttcagctctctgtctgtaaGTTTACTTTACCAttctcagatgttttcagtgaaacaaAATCCACTGTACGCTACCCGCTCGGACTCtgacacagttagcaactagcaGCTAAAGtgccagatatttccctcaggaggtggtaCAACCACACACCAGCCAAACTGAACCTCTTCGTGTGCATGTGATTGTGCTCATCCTGAGTTTATAaccctgctctgtgtttgtgttcacaggaGAGACTCTGCTCAGCCCTCTGGTGATGTGTGGACCTCATGGCCTCAAGTTTTTGAAGCCTGTGGAGCTACGCTTACCTCACTGTGCGTCAATGACCCCTGATGGTTGGTCTTTTGCTCTAAAATCCTCCGACTCCTCGTCGGGTATgctgtgctctctctgttcttccGGGGTCGTTTGGGCTGGCTGTGTGACAGTTTGAGGGTTGTGGGTCACTGTTTTAGCAGATTTTACCCCTAGTTTTGGTTCTCGTCTTATTCAAAAACccctttaaaatatttaaaatgacataattTATTCACTCTCACAATGAGAATCAATCCAGGGGggaaaatctgtcttttttcataaTTATGGCTTTGGgttgattcattttcatcatttatagTTAACTCACCCACACAATCTCTCATTTGCTGAATCACTGGTTCTCCTCATGTGGTGTTTATTAATTTTACATGCTGAAATTGCAGTTATTTTTCTCTTGGTTTTCACCTCTGAGTCACCCTAACACAAGTTTCTTTTATGTCATTTAAAACGCATGTTTGGCTGCACAATCATTTAACTTCATCAGGTAGAATCACAGTGCATGCTGCTCTGCTACAGAGTGATTTTCTCACATAGCCGCCCAAATCCTGACCTGAAGAACAGCTTATACAGATCTTCCAGAAACTGGGACACTGTCATAACCAATAATGCCTGTTATTATCCtccaaaaaaatgaaaagttataCAAAGACATCTTGCTACCAAGTCGAAATATAGCAATCTAAATTTAGCTCCCTTCACCCCAgtggtttttcttctttcaagGTGGCAAGAAAAcaggttttcagtttttcagacaGGCAGATTTGGAGTCTGTTTGTGAAATTGGATCAGGGAAAGACAGGAAAGCAGACGTAGGTAAACCATTCACAGCTCTCATCAGCTGCAGGAGATCAGCATTCAAGTAAATCTCTTAAAATAACCTCAGCTCCACCAACAGCAAATTGTAATTTAGATCAAGTTTTTGAGACTTGACGTCATAGATAcagtagaaaaataaagttcCTATAAAAGCAGAAGTCAGAGAACAGTGTTTGTAAAATCCATATTTGGACCAGCAGTTTATTCAGGACAGAAATGAGATAAAGAGAAGATGATGCACAAATCACGTTCATAGAAATCAGAGCCGAGACAAACTCAACTTTATGTCAGTTAATCTATAACAAACTGATATTTGAGAAAGACCTGAGGCTCATAGAGAAGTTGAACTTCtgcaaagaaggaaaaagaagaacaggaaactgagtATTAATACTATCCTTCTCCTGCCCTGTCTTGAAAAACAGTGGTAATTTTGGCAGTGGTCAGGATTAGCTGTTAATTAGCCTCATTTTAAGGATGAGACTTGGAGGGCTGAATGAGATGTCCGCTCACTCCGTTGTCTTGCTGAATTGTGGGAGGATTATCAGGCTGCGTCGTAATCCTCTTATTGTAAAGCAAGGCCACTCTCTggcctcctcctgtctcctgtgGTTTTCTCTTCACTTTGATTCCCtgcttctcctttttcctcctcactaCACAACTCTGCATCTTACCGcctctgttctgtgtttgctgcgttattctgtttgtctctgtcttcgCTTATAGCTCTGTTTTTACAAAAAGAAACTCTCCATTGTCATGTGACAACTTGACGTGTGACCTGTGCTTTTCAAACCTGAACATCTGACACCTCATCGCCGTGCGGTGCCGCCTCACAGGCAGACATCAAAGAAAGGCCACAAACTCAGATGGCGTTTTTTATTTGAAGTTGTAAAGATCagtgtttgtgcacacacaccgCCTCCTGTAGGACTGAATTATTTCTGTTACTGCAGAGCTGCATTTTCAAAACATAAGATGGATGAGACGAGCATTTACGTCATAGTGCCACGGTTCACCAGTCCCAGTTTAAAGGGACCTTTAAGGCCGACCGGCGAGGGTTGTTTAGGCGAGTTTGTCGGAGCAAACGTTGCTTTATGATTGGTccaaagaggaaacaaagctGAGGGCTGTCCGATTAACATTTCTCCACCAAACAGGTCAGTAGACAGGTGTAGACTTCCTCTCAGTCGCAGCTCAATCACATCGACCAACGCTGCTCCACCACTCGGCTACAGTTCGACTGCATTTATATCACACTTTAAAATTAGCTCTTCACATGTCAGTGGCTCTTCACCACTGTACAAGTGCCAGCCTGCTCATTGGGAACTGTGAGATAACGTAATGACAAGGCAGAGTGACAAACGCTGATCCTTAGAGCTTGTATTTAAGGATTGTATCTGAGTGACTTTCCCTCTCTGCATCTGCTCTGATTATTGTCACATTTACCTTAAACTTCACCACAGGATTAACAGTTAAAAGATCGTCCGTTGATCTCAGCGAGGAGGCCGTGTTCATACAGTCACGTGTACAGTTTAGTCTGTCTACTGTATCGATGGACCTCTGCCAAGCCGGCTCTGCTTACCCCTGATTGATTACTGGAACTTTCCTCTTGGCACAGACCTGTATGTTTATAATTGCAATTACGCCGAGACCTCGCGGTCACTGAGGTTTAATTTGCAGTCAACAAGAGGCGAGGGGACGttcaataaaaaaatgaaattgctTTTACTAGTCTGTTTTGCCACTGTGCTTGGATATCGTCCACAAACTCGCAGTTTCACTAAACGTGGCTCGTAGACAATGGATGTGATCAGGTTCTGTTTTAAATGAGACCAGTGTTTAATGACAGGAgactctgtggtgtttttgcagGTGCTTTTAAAACACACGGCAGTTTGGGGTTTTCCATAAAAAGCAGCTGTTAACACTCACCGACCCTCTCCTCCCAtcccatctgtctgtcctcaggtgACCCAAAAAGCTGGCAGAACAAGTCTCTCCCCGGAGACCCCAACTACCTGGTGGGAGccaactgtgtttctgtgctcaTTGACCACTTTTAAGGACGGGGCCAGCAGGTGTGGTGTTTCTGAAAGTGGGAAAGCATGGTGGATAAAATGAAGAggacgaacacacacacacacacacacactcctaacatacacacacaccacattatgGAGCATGAAGAAGATCCAGTCAGTGCTGTTTACTGCACCGTGGATGAAGGCGAGACACTGATGATCTGTTCTTTAAACTCTTTTCCCAATTTGAAGTTTTGATGTGAAACTATTGATGCATGCCCCATGCCACTGAAGATTgacattatatactgtatacgGCAACgtttaatgtaatttttacaTGAatatagatggatggatggctttTGAAGCAGCGTACGTGCTTCAAAAATATTTATGCTAtatatgcatacagtatatatagtaGTATAGAGAAGATTTACTAAAAAAAATACTCGTGAGTTCAGTCGACATCTTGTTATTTTTCAGTTCAagtgactgaaaacaaatacCTACGTGTTTTTTTCCACATCGAGGGGATTTTAATGAAGGTTTGAGGCAGGACAGACGAGAGGTAAAAACCAGAGGTGGTGACATTTTGAAGGAATCGGCAAAACACAAGCTGGATATTATGAAcccaagcagcagcagcagcagcagcacactttTAGAGACGTTCTTCCTCCACTCCTTCCtttattcttcctttttcttgCAGTAATATCTCGTAGCTTACTTTCCTACCGAGTACCACGTCTCTCTCCTTCCAGCCTGAGGGAGATCTATGCATGTTCTTTACTCAGGTCCAGTAGCCTCCTCAGTTCTCTCCTCacatctatctctctctctctctcttctctctttcttctctttcttttttctgtctgtgcactcttgcactcacacacaaataagcaGTGATGCCTTATCTGCAGATTATTCACTTTTcattaaggaaaaaaaataagttatGATAAATTATGGTataatgtcatttgttttgccatttcattttttgtgaaCCCACTGTATAAATGGACTTGGGTTTAGTTCACAGTAACAGTCGATAAAGGATAACAAAGGTATGCTCTTCTTTTATCTGCTATGcattacttaaaaaaaacaagaaaacagaaaagaagtgGCTGTAAATAAAGCTAGCATATTGccttgtttcttttgtttgtaaatgaactttttgtatgtctttcttttttgtatAAAAACTtagagaaaacatgttttaaaaagtggaaGAAAGTGAACGTGGTTATCTTTGTATTCTGGATATACCCTCGAGCCTTGGAACTTATAACCTAACAATAATGCATCACACCTTTTCTACCGATATATTCACACACTAcgtcacaaaaacaaaaaaaggtctTTTCACGGCTGTTTGAGGATCAGGAACGTACTCGGgctaaaatacatttaaaacatgttctTTTTGAAAGGGTGTGCTCTCAAAGTGTCCCCCTCACTGATTTGTGATACTGGATGCTGTATTGTGTGCccttaaatgtatttttgtactAATAGACGATATATGATGTATGGCACACCAgtaccattttatttttagatataACACGGCTTTAATTGGATATTAGCTCTTCACGTGTGGctgactttttttctcctctacaACACAATTTTAAGTATACCACtgtattaataaataaaatcatttttaaagtaaagagtttgtgttaaaggaagttttttttccacctaCAAAGTGATTGCTGCTTTCCTTCCTTTTCACCTCTGATAATCACAACTTGTATTTGGCTTTTTTTCTAAGACTGCACTGAAAGATTATTTCCTTTATTAGTTCATGTCTAAATTGATTCATTGTTTAATCTGTTAAAGGacaaaaaatagtgaaaatgctCGTCAGGATTCATCAGATTTATTCTgaaactgcttgttttgtttgaccaacagttCAGAACTAAAAAGGTCTTCCGACCACAACACTGGAAAACCAGAATAACCTCTATTGATCAGCTTCAGTCTGAggatttttgtttgaaaatgatcaAACTTGTCTCCGGTTAATTGTTGTGTTCAGCAGCTTGGCTCATGTTTCACCGCCAGGTGGCGCAGGTGAGCTCTAAATGAGCAAGGTCAGAAACACAAAGGTCCTTCAGCTGTGACTTTAGGATCCtaacatttctgtttcatattcTGACCGGTAGAAAACATGTCGATGAGGAAGGAGGAGCAAACATAAATCAGGTGtgtgaagttttattttttctctccagctACACCTGAGATATTTGCTCTCACATTAACAGCCTgattcaaatgtgtgttttcatgaaatAACTTCACTGTTTCTGCCTTTCTGAGCACACACAGGAAGTGGTTCTCAACGTGTGGCTCCAGACCAAATGAGTGGACGCCTTCTAATGGGTCACAGTCCAAAGAGGCTGGAAACCACCTCTTTCATTAAACCTGATGATTTAATGATGCAGCCGCTGTCGTGTCCTGCAGCTCTTCAGGAGAAACTCCTCTCCAGGTGTGGTGCATTTACTACCTGCTCGGATCGTTACCTCCACCCTGCATCACGCAGAGCCAGTGTTCAATGACAATGCAGTCCCGGCGCTGCGGCTGGAGCTGATGTTAATCTACAGCCGCGGTGTTTTATTAAAGGTAAACCCACCTGAACTCAGCGTTTAAACGTCGCTCATTCGTCTAATTTCccgatttaaaaaaaaagaggagaaaccaTCCTGAA
Coding sequences within:
- the tjp1a gene encoding tight junction protein ZO-1 isoform X10, producing MSSKASNKSAAMEETVIWEQHTVTLHRAPGFGFGIAISGGRDNPHFQSGETSIVISDVLKGGPAEGLLQENDRVVMVNAVSMDNVEHAYAVQQLRKSGKNAKITIRRKRKVQIPVSRPGDRETMSEHEEEDSDEDDGYEHHSGRGGQSAYGGASGGTGTGRRHDRERSSSGRRDHSASRERSVSPRSDRRSQASSAPPRPAKVTLVKSRKNEAEYGLRLASHIFVKDISPESLAARDGNIQEGDVVLKINGTVTENLSLIDAKKLIERSKGKLKMVVQRDERATLLNIPDLDDSIPSANNSDRDDISEIHSLTSDHSNRSHGRGSRSRSPDRPEPSDHLRHSPRQISNGSHRSRDEDRISKPGAMSTPVKSSDDGVLSQASDQASSRDDKQLPPLPEPKPVYAQPGQPDVDLPVSPSDAPVPSAAHDDSILRPSMKLVKFKKGESVGLRLAGGNDVGIFVAGVLEDSPAAKEGLEEGDQILRVNNVDFANIIREEAVLFLLDLPRGEEVTILAQKKKDVYRRIVESDVGDSFYIRTHFEYEKESPYGLSFNKGEVFRVVDTLYNGKLGSWLAIRIGKNHQEVERGIIPNKNRAEQLSSVQYTLPKTPGGDRADFWRFRGLRSSKRNLRKSREDLSAQPVQTKFPAYERVVLREAGFLRPVVIFGPIADVAREKLAREEPDIFELAKTQQQQGGEKSEPRDAGTDQKSSGIIRLHTIKQIIDRDKHAVLDITPNAVDRLNYAQWYPIVVFLNPDTKQGVKNMRTRLCPESRKSARKLYDRALKLRKNNHHLFTTTINLNSMNDGWFGALKEIIQQQQNQLVWVSEGKADGAAEDDLDIHDDRLSYLSAPGSEYSMYSTDSRHTSDYEDTDTEGGAYTDQELDETLNDDVGPPTEPAITRSSEPVREDPPVIQEPPGYAGYQHTVQPDPLNRIDPAGFKAPVPQQKAEAAAVPSVPQQLEPLAETMPPAVDVTVKTVGGLSPDEAPAAPHSQPSPNPEAGSLRRPTPELAPQSITPEPLQSGLASSEPKMFQKDPYNTDNTGRIGHSMKPVTYNPQQGYHPDQQPYRDYDHPPSRYDVSSSGVSSGGGYPEPKYRNYDSNPPYENSVPHYDQQQWNPYNQPLSTANSQGYDHRLPYSDGPDSQYTPPLRYDEPPPPQGFDGRPRYGKPTGPAPVRYDDPLPAPAPDLHYDQDSHLSTYPTAARSPDPAAQRPAYNQGPTVQQKGYKPQQYDPIPVNSETSPTPPPKAEAPSASPVDTPKPAAARDEQQEEDPAMRPQSVLTRVKMFENKRSVSMDRARDTGDSSGSRAADLPLKAGGVIPKANSLSNLDQEKTFRAPEPQKPQSKAADDIVRSNHYNPDEDEDYYRKQLSYFDRLQAGPNKPQPQAQTAHNYARTESVEKPSPVEKKYEPVPQVTPSLPPATLPKPSPEAKPPAREDTVQTNFLPHKSFPEKSPVNGTSEQPPKTVTSTGAPPASSYNRYVPKPYTTSARPFARMFDSPKFNHNLLPNDKPDTAPKGRSSSPVKPQVPPQPQNADHDSGLDTFTRTMDHRSKYQHNNVNAVPKAIPVSPSALDDDEDEDEGHTVVATARGIFNSNGGVLSSIETGVSIIIPQGAIPEGVEQEIYFKVCRDNSILPPLDKEKGETLLSPLVMCGPHGLKFLKPVELRLPHCASMTPDGWSFALKSSDSSSGDPKSWQNKSLPGDPNYLVGANCVSVLIDHF